In Panicum virgatum strain AP13 chromosome 4N, P.virgatum_v5, whole genome shotgun sequence, a single window of DNA contains:
- the LOC120671525 gene encoding uncharacterized protein LOC120671525, which produces MNDALNDNQQGDKTVDEYERDFSNIVHFVPSVASDEREKARKFFTGLNAQYRVVMGRNPPTTYITTVEEARGMETKFQLKMLQQRHNGNSSNTGGEHKRVHQEGGEPSQQPSFKKSKGNQPSQQPSKSKQSGAQSFLAQHGGNSSFTRPVPGQGLICFKCGKSHNASECSFSGTCKTCGKEGHISVVCKRNPNYIIKWQRSSSSSTGSTSVASSRGSAPTVAAPRGTVQMMAGPPVAYSSCPQYYYPPSSYYWPPPQLPTPRAPLQLPALPSPTAQLPQYAAGGSSSTAPTGVYTMPTAIGVS; this is translated from the coding sequence ATGAATGATGCATTGAACGACAATCAACAGGGGGACAAGACAGTGGATGAGTACGAGAGAGATTTCAGCAATATTGTTCACTTTGTGCCTAGTGTGGCAAGTGATGAGCGTGAGAAGGCTCGGAAGTTCTTCACCGGACTTAATGCTCAGTACAGGGTGGTGATGGGAAGGAATCCTCCTACCACTTATATCACAACAGTTGAGGAGGCTAGAGGTATGGAGACTAAGTTTCAGCTTAAGATGCTCCAGCAGAGGCATAATGGAAATTCCAGTAACACAGGGGGTGAACATAAGAGGGTTCACCAGGAGGGAGGAGAGCCCTCACAGCAACCCTCTTTCAAGAAGTCTAAGGGAAACCAACCGTCCCAGCAGCCTTCCAAGTCCAAGCAATCAGGGGCTCAGTCTTTTTTGGCGCAGCACGGTGGGAACTCCTCATTCACGCGTCCTGTTCCAGGACAAGGTTTAATTTGTTTCAAGTGCGGGAAGTCGCATAATGCTTCAGAGTGTAGTTTTTCGGGTACATGCAAAACTTGTGGTAAGGAGGGCCACATTAGTGTGGTTTGCAAGAGAAACCCAAATTATATCATCAAGTGGCAACGTTCAAGTTCTTCTTCTACTGGATCCACCTCAGTTGCTAGTTCTAGGGGTTCGGCTCCCACAGTTGCTGCTCCTCGTGGCACAGTTCAGATGATGGCCGGTCCCCCAGTTGCATATTCTTCGTGTCCTCAGTACTACTATCCTCCATCGAGTTACTATTGGCCTCCACCTCAGCTTCCTACACCACGTGCTCCTTTACAGTTACCTGCTCTGCCTTCTCCTACAGCTCAGCTTCCTCAGTATGCAGCGGGAGGTTCTAGTTCGACTGCACCTACTGGAGTTTACACTATGCCTACAGCTATTGGcgtttcttag
- the LOC120670490 gene encoding protein DMP6-like codes for MASKNHADLESQKLAPPASATATPSPASGSSVERTSGSVVDAHRVAPETQPLLAQSNSDGGARDAEATRRERAMAKAFRSTAELAKHLPTGAVLVFEVLSPVFTNGGKCQNVNRVMTAWLVGLSAAACFFLSFTDSFLDARGTVRYVVATRTGLWVIDGTPPPSPEEAARKRLKFIDFNAFLSFIVFMSVAMFDRNVSACFNPVMSYDTQQVYNAVPLAGGLVGTLLFARFPSTRHGLGFPFPPPPETERILAVNYQLISLCRVSCCQMFVYHCLGYSQTCIVCIFSLRISRVHVYCMINFSVPRLAYY; via the coding sequence ATGGCGTCCAAGAATCATGCTGATCTCGAGTCCCAGAAGCTCGCGCCGCCAGCGTCGGCTACAGCAACACCCTCGCCAGCTTCTGGTAGCTCAGTGGAGAGAACCTCAGGCTCCGTTGTCGACGCTCACCGTGTGGCGCCAGAGACCCAGCCGCTCCTGGCTCAGTCGAACAGCGACGGCGGGGCCAGGGACGCCGAGGCGACACGGCGGGAGCGTGCAATGGCCAAGGCGTTCCGGAGCACCGCGGAGCTGGCCAAGCACCTGCCTACCGGCGCCGTGCTCGTCTTCGAGGTGCTGTCGCCGGTGTTCACCAACGGCGGCAAGTGCCAGAACGTGAACCGTGTCATGACGGCCTGGCTTGTGGGGCTCAGCGCTGCGGCGtgcttcttcctctccttcacgGATAGCTTCCTCGACGCCAGGGGAACCGTGAGGTACGTGGTGGCCACGCGCACCGGCTTGTGGGTCATCGATGGTACGCCACCACCGTCGCCCGAGGAAGCCGCCAGgaaaaggctcaagttcatcgACTTCAACGCGTTCCTGTCGTTCATCGTCTTCATGTCCGTGGCCATGTTCGACAGGAACGTCAGCGCGTGCTTCAACCCGGTCATGTCTTACGACACGCAGCAGGTGTACAACGCTGTGCCGCTTGCCGGAGGGTTGGTCGGGACGCTGCTCTTCGCCAGGTTCCCGTCGACACGGCACGGGCTCGGGTTCCCGTTTCCCCCGCCGCCTGAGACCGAACGGATTCTTGCCGTGAATTATCAGCTGATTTCCCTGTGTCGTGTCTCCtgttgtcagatgtttgtataTCATTGCTTGGGATATTCCCAGACGTGCATTGTCTGCATTTTTAGTTTGCGTATAAGTAGAGTGCACGTATATTGCATGATTAATTTCAGTGTTCCACGCTTGGCTTATTATTAA
- the LOC120669201 gene encoding aspartyl protease AED1-like has protein sequence MFGPANGNKLPLIHRSSPCSPLNGAGRRRQQQQPLSTDVFDRDVQRLRTILAAVQSGEADATAAAAPAPAPASSVTLPIAGTVNGAVLGSLDYSVTVGYGTPAQQLPMDFDTLRLGSGTSTLRCKPCRSGQVPCDPAFNPGRSSSFAPVSCGPECPSVCHGSGCSFDVTFMSNHSVAANGTFVKDTLTVSPSVTVASFVLACIDVDNIHFTGSSGLLDLSRSRFSLVSRLITSSSPTSNATAAISYCLPASEKSSRGFLSIGGALPDFSGGNAGSTPLVDDPLYKDSYLIKLVRLNVSDTELPATQSNLAALEVGTSFTFFPPAIYSALRDEFRKQMSMYRPAPAYRMLDTCYNFTGLPGFEVPAVILEFEGGAILQPDVDQMLYFVDGDSSFNYVCLAFAALPGDFPYAVIGNRAQQTVEVVYDVQGGKVGFIQESC, from the exons ATGTTCG GCCCGGCAAACGGCAATAAGTTGCCTTTGATCCACCGCTCGAGCCCATGCTCGCCCCTCAACGGCGCTGGGAGAcgaaggcagcagcagcagcctttgTCCACCGACGTCTTCGATCGCGATGTCCAGAGACTCAGGACGATACTTGCGGCGGTACAGTCCGGCGAGGCTGATgccaccgccgcagccgccccTGCCCCAGCACCGGCATCAAGTGTTACGCTCCCCATCGCCGGCACTGTCAACGGCGCAGTCCTGGGCAGCCTGGATTACAGCGTCACCGTGGGGTACGGCACACCAGCCCAGCAGCTGCCGATGGACTTCGACACCCTCCGGTTAGGCAGCGGCACCTCGACGCTCCGGTGCAAGCCATGCCGTAGCGGTCAAGTGCCATGCGACCCGGCATTCAACCCCGGGCGGTCGTCCTCCTTCGCCCCTGTCTCGTGCGGCCCGGAATGCCCGTCCGTGTGCCACGGATCGGGTTGTTCCTTCGATGTCACGTTCATGAGTAACCATTCCGTCGCGGCCAATGGCACCTTCGTCAAAGACACGCTGACGGTGTCGCCATCGGTGACCGTCGCGAGCTTCGTCCTGGCTTGCATCGACGTGGACAACATCCACTTCACTGGCTCCAGCGGGCTGCTCGACCTGAGCCGGAGCAGGTTCTCCTTGGTGTCCCGGCTGATTACCTCTTCGTCCCCCACCAGCAATGCTACGGCCGCCATCTCCTACTGCCTGCCAGCGTCGGAGAAGAGCTCCCGCGGCTTCCTCTCCATCGGCGGCGCCCTGCCCGATTTCTCCGGTGGCAACGCGGGTTCCACACCGTTGGTCGACGACCCGCTTTACAAGGACAGCTACCTCATCAAGCTCGTTCGCCTCAACGTCAGCGATACGGAGCTTCCAGCCACGCAGTCGAACCTCGCAGCACTCGAGGTGGGGACATCATTCACCTTCTTCCCGCCGGCGATCTACAGCGCTCTCCGTGACGAGTTCCGGAAGCAGATGTCCATGTACCGTCCGGCACCGGCTTACCGTATGCTCGACACATGCTACAACTTCACGGGGTTGCCGGGATTCGAGGTCCCGGCCGTCATCCTCGAGTTCGAGGGTGGAGCCATTCTGCAGCCGGACGTGGATCAGATGTTGTACTTCGTGGATGGCGATAGCTCCTTCAATTACGTCTGTCTCGCCTTCGCCGCATTGCCGGGAGACTTTCCCTATGCGGTGATCGGGAACCGGGCGCAGCAGACAGTGGAGGTGGTGTACGACGTTCAGGGAGGGAAGGTTGGGTTCATCCAAGAAAGCTGCTAG
- the LOC120670826 gene encoding cyclin-P4-1-like gives MSAAVAAPVLREDDRGIPRSLPLLAALVEAEARRYAAAVASRPAETGLVRAFRGGAAPRVPIRAFLERIHLLTRSMPSTRGMVRIDGTCFVLAGIYLTRFVRCPAGREAGILVEPATAHRLVAAAVFIGAKFGCHPPRRWTAVFEASTEGAIRAGEMAGLEDRFLRAIEFRLFVDSHGFDGFCQILERGPRAPSGGCACKKRQADAAAGEEDERRRVRARLPPPVVLSN, from the coding sequence AtgtccgccgccgtcgccgccccagTCCTGCGCGAGGACGACAGGGGGATCCCCCGATCCCTTCCCCTCCTCGCGGCGCTCGTGGAGGCGGAGGCCCGCcgctacgccgccgccgtcgcctcccgaCCCGCCGAGACCGGCCTCGTCCGCgccttccgcggcggcgcggcccccaGGGTCCCCATCCGCGCCTTCCTGGAGCGGATTCACCTGCTGACCCGGTCGATGCCGTCCACCCGCGGCATGGTCCGGATCGACGGCACCTGCTTCGTGCTCGCCGGTATCTACCTGACTCGCTTCGTCCGCTGCCCCGCCGGCAGGGAGGCGGGGATCCTGGTGGAGCCGGCCACCGCGCACCGCCTGGTGGCCGCCGCGGTCTTCATCGGCGCCAAGTTCGGCTGCCACCCGCCCAGGAGGTGGACCGCGGTGTTTGAGGCCAGCACGGAAGGCGCGATCCGCGCCGGCGAGATGGCGGGCCTCGAGGACCGCTTCCTGCGCGCCATTGAGTTCCGCCTGTTCGTGGACAGCCATGGGTTCGACGGGTTTTGCCAGATCCTAGAGCGGGGGCCTCGGGCGCCAAGCGGCGGCTGCGCCTGCAAGAAGAGGCAGGCTGACGCGGCGGCCGGAGAGGaggacgagcgccgccgcgtccgcgctCGCCTGCCGCCCCCTGTCGTCTTGTCCAATTAg